Proteins co-encoded in one Arachis hypogaea cultivar Tifrunner chromosome 13, arahy.Tifrunner.gnm2.J5K5, whole genome shotgun sequence genomic window:
- the LOC112737907 gene encoding malate dehydrogenase, mitochondrial, which produces MMKPSMLRSLHSAVSRRSSHLARRGYSSESTPERKVVVLGAAGGIGQPLSLLMKLNPLVTSLSLYDIAGTPGVAADVSHVNTRSEVAGYQGEGELGKALEGADVVIIPAGVPRKPGMTRDDLFNINAGIVKSLCTAISKYCPTALVNMISNPVNSTVPIAAEVFKKAGTYDEKRLFGVTTLDVVRAKTFYAGKANVPVAGVNVPVIGGHAGITILPLFSQATPKANLDHDVIVALTKRTQDGGTEVVEAKAGKGSATLSMAYAGALFADACLKGLNGVPDVVECSFVQSNVTELPFFASKVRLGKNGVEEVLGLGALSDYEKQGLENLKPELLASIEKGIKFANQ; this is translated from the exons ATGATGAAGCCTTCGATGCTCAGATCCCTCCACTCAGCCGTCTCCCGCCGCTCCTCTCACCTCGCTCGCCGTGGGTACTCCTCCGAGTCGACCCCCGAGCGCAAGGTCGTTGTTCTCGGGGCCGCCGGCGGCATCGGCCAGCCCCTATCCCTCCTCATGAAGCTCAACCCACTCGTGACTAGCCTCTCCCTTTACGATATCGCCGGCACGCCCGGCGTCGCCGCTGATGTCAGCCACGTCAACACCAGATCTGAG GTCGCTGGATATCAAGGCGAAGGAGAGCTTGGAAAAGCTTTGGAGGGAGCTGATGTCGTTATAATCCCAGCTGGTGTTCCCAGGAAGCCTGGAATGACTCGCGATGATCTCTTCAACATTAATGCCGGCATTGTCAAGTCTCTGTGCACTGCTATTTCCAAGTACTGCCCCACC GCCCTTGTTAACATGATTAGCAATCCTGTGAACTCCACTGTTCCCATTGCTGCCGAGGTTTTCAAGAAGGCAGGGACATATGATGAGAAGAGGTTGTTTGGGGTCACCACCCTTGATGTTGTTAGGGCAAAAACTTTTTATGCTGGAAAGGCCAATGTTCCGGTTGCTG GGGTCAATGTACCGGTTATAGGTGGCCATGCAGGCATCACTATTCTGCCATTATTTTCTCAA GCAACACCGAAAGCCAATTTGGATCATGATGTCATAGTAGCTCTTACGAAGAGAACACAAGATGGTGGAACGGAAGTTGTTGAAGCCAAGGCGGGAAAGGGTTCTGCaactttgtcaatggc TTATGCCGGAGCTCTCTTTGCTGATGCTTGTCTCAAGGGCCTCAATGGTGTCCCAGATGTTGTTGAGTGTTCGTTTGTGCAATCTAATGTTACTGAACTTCCTTTCTTCGCTTCAAAG GTGAGACTCGGAAAGAATGGTGTGGAGGAAGTTCTGGGATTGGGGGCTCTTTCAGATTATGAGAAACAAGGCCTTGAAAACCTTAAGCCCGAGCTCTTGGCATCTATTGAGAAGGGAATCAAATTCGCCAACCAATAA